Proteins from a genomic interval of Rattus norvegicus strain BN/NHsdMcwi chromosome 2, GRCr8, whole genome shotgun sequence:
- the Gimd1 gene encoding GTPase IMAP family member GIMD1: MMDANKMIINLAVLGKTQSGKSSAGNVLLGSADFYSRFAPGSVTKDCSLGRSCHIHGFMRRGGHEISLQIQVLDTPGYPHSKLSTRCVKQEVKKALEHHFGQEGLHLALLVHRADMPFFGQEASDSVQLIQELLGDSWKNYTAILFTHAEKIKEAGLSEEEYLCEASDALLTLLNSVQHRHIFLYERGNSWSEQRIKILERIMEFIKENHFQVLSFT; encoded by the exons ATGATGGACGCCAACAAGATGATCATCAATTTGGCTGTCCTTGGCAAGACTCAGAGTGGGAAAAGTTCTGCTGGGAACGTTCTTTTGGGGAGTGCTGACTTCTACAGCAGGTTTGCTCCAGGTTCTGTAACCAAAGATTGCAGCCTGGGTCGCAGTTGTCATATCCATGGCTTCATGCGTCGAGGAGGACACGAGATTAGTTTGCAGATACAGGTATTGGACACTCCAGGGTATCCACACAGCAAGCTGAGCACGAGATGTGTAAAACAGGAAGTAAAGAAGGCCTTGGAGCATCACTTTGGACAAGAGGGTCTCCATCTTGCTCTGCTGGTCCATAGAGCTGATATGCCTTTCTTCGGACAGGAAGCATCTGACTCAGTCCAATTGATTCAG GAACTTCTGGGAGATTCTTGGAAGAACTACACCGCTATTCTTTTTACCCATGCAGAAAAAATCAAAGAGGCTGGGTTAAGCGAAGAGGAATATTTGTGCGAGGCTTCTGACGCACTGTTAACCTTGCTAAATTCTGTTCAGCACAGACATATTTTCCTATATGAAAGAGGAAACTCATGGAGTGAACAAAGAATTAAAATCTTAGAAAGAATCAtggaatttataaaagaaaatcattttcaaGTTCTTAGTTTTACATAA